A genomic segment from Pseudosulfitobacter sp. DSM 107133 encodes:
- a CDS encoding sugar ABC transporter permease, translating to MTDTNEHSPTAAAARSQPGLVQRFMRDTELDTRLLGMLGALALIWVGFHVYGAVNNGFGAFLTPRNLWNLSVQTSSIGIMACGMVLVIITRHIDLSVGSVLGFCAVIMGITQVWFLPHLVGLEHWSVWIIACIVGMIAGMLVGAIHGWLIAYLSIPAFIVTLGGLLVWRGVAFLITRGETISPLDSTFKLMGGGPNGAVGATGSWIVGIIASIAVVALIVMGRARRKRFEFRLRPIWAEWFIGIVSVGAVVGAVLLVNAYPWPVGIVRRYAKANDIQIPEGGLFISHGFAIPVLILLVVIVVMTVVMNRTRFGRYVYAIGGNPEAAALAGINTRWMTVKIFALMGFLTGLSAVVASARLGSATNALGTLDELYVIAAAVIGGTSLSGGVGTIYGAVLGAFVMQSLQTGMVLIGFDAAVQQVVVGGVLVLAVYLDNLYRRSSK from the coding sequence ATGACTGACACGAACGAACACAGCCCCACCGCGGCGGCCGCGCGCAGCCAGCCCGGGTTGGTACAGCGTTTCATGCGCGACACCGAACTGGACACGCGCCTGCTGGGGATGCTGGGCGCATTGGCACTGATCTGGGTGGGCTTTCACGTCTACGGCGCGGTCAACAACGGCTTTGGCGCATTCCTGACGCCGCGCAACCTGTGGAACCTTTCGGTTCAGACCTCTTCGATCGGGATCATGGCCTGTGGCATGGTGCTGGTCATCATCACCCGCCATATCGACCTGAGCGTCGGTTCGGTCCTGGGGTTTTGCGCGGTGATCATGGGGATTACCCAGGTTTGGTTTCTGCCGCATCTGGTGGGGCTGGAACATTGGAGCGTCTGGATCATTGCCTGTATCGTCGGGATGATCGCAGGGATGCTGGTGGGGGCCATCCACGGCTGGTTGATTGCCTATCTGTCGATCCCGGCCTTTATCGTGACGCTGGGCGGTTTGCTGGTGTGGCGCGGTGTGGCCTTTCTGATTACGCGCGGCGAGACGATTTCGCCCCTCGACAGCACGTTCAAGCTGATGGGTGGCGGGCCGAACGGGGCCGTGGGGGCCACAGGCAGCTGGATCGTGGGCATCATTGCGTCCATCGCTGTGGTTGCGCTGATCGTGATGGGGCGCGCGCGGCGCAAGCGGTTTGAATTCCGGCTGCGTCCGATCTGGGCGGAATGGTTTATCGGCATCGTCAGCGTGGGCGCTGTTGTTGGCGCGGTGCTGCTGGTGAATGCCTATCCGTGGCCCGTGGGCATCGTGCGCCGCTATGCCAAGGCAAACGACATTCAAATTCCCGAAGGCGGCCTGTTCATCAGTCACGGCTTTGCCATTCCGGTGCTGATCCTGCTGGTGGTGATCGTGGTGATGACCGTGGTGATGAACCGCACCCGCTTTGGCCGCTATGTTTATGCCATCGGCGGCAACCCCGAAGCGGCGGCATTGGCGGGCATCAATACCCGCTGGATGACAGTCAAGATTTTCGCCCTCATGGGCTTTCTGACCGGCCTGTCGGCAGTGGTGGCCTCGGCCCGTCTGGGGTCGGCAACCAACGCGCTGGGCACCTTGGACGAACTTTATGTGATCGCCGCCGCCGTCATCGGGGGCACCTCGCTCAGCGGTGGTGTCGGCACCATCTATGGCGCGGTTCTGGGCGCATTTGTCATGCAATCGCTGCAAACAGGCATGGTGCTGATCGGCTTTGACGCCGCGGTGCAACAGGTCGTCGTGGGTGGCGTTCTGGTGCTTGCGGTCTATCTGGACAATCTCTACCGGAGGTCTTCGAAATGA
- a CDS encoding ATP-binding cassette domain-containing protein, with protein MSSKTNTGTPLIDMRDICISFGGVHAVDHVSVDLYPGEVVGLLGHNGAGKSTLIKILSGAYKMDSGEIYVKGERADIRSPRDARRYNIETIYQTLALADNLDAASNLFLGRELTSPLGLVDDDAMESEARKIMARLNPNFQKFKDPVSALSGGQRQSVAIARAVYFNAQILIMDEPTAALGPHETQMVSELITQLKAEGIGIFLISHDIHDVMELCDRASVMKNGKLVGTVDVADVTDDDLLSMIILGKQPGKAA; from the coding sequence ATGAGCAGTAAAACCAACACTGGCACGCCGCTGATCGACATGCGCGACATCTGCATCAGCTTCGGCGGTGTGCATGCTGTCGACCATGTGTCGGTCGATCTGTACCCCGGCGAAGTCGTGGGCCTGCTGGGCCACAATGGCGCGGGAAAATCGACGCTGATCAAGATCCTGTCCGGTGCCTACAAGATGGACAGCGGCGAGATCTATGTGAAGGGCGAACGGGCCGACATTCGCAGCCCCCGTGACGCGCGGCGCTATAACATCGAAACGATCTATCAGACGCTGGCGCTGGCCGACAATCTGGACGCCGCAAGCAACCTGTTTCTGGGGCGCGAGCTGACCTCGCCGCTGGGGCTGGTGGACGACGACGCGATGGAAAGCGAGGCGCGCAAGATCATGGCGCGGCTGAATCCGAACTTTCAAAAGTTCAAGGATCCGGTCAGTGCGCTGTCGGGCGGTCAACGCCAGTCGGTCGCCATTGCGCGTGCGGTCTATTTCAACGCTCAGATCCTGATTATGGACGAACCGACGGCGGCGCTGGGTCCGCACGAGACGCAAATGGTCAGCGAGTTGATCACGCAGTTGAAGGCCGAAGGCATCGGGATTTTCCTGATCAGTCACGACATTCACGACGTGATGGAACTGTGCGACCGCGCGTCGGTGATGAAGAACGGCAAGCTGGTGGGCACGGTTGATGTGGCCGATGTGACCGACGACGATTTGCTGAGTATGATCATTCTTGGCAAACAGCCCGGAAAGGCAGCGTAA
- a CDS encoding substrate-binding domain-containing protein, whose translation MKTVALAATITVTAVAAWAQDITVGVSWSNFQEERWKTDEAAMKAAIEAAGAKYISADAQASAAKQLTDVEALIAQGATALIILSVDKDAIGPAIDQADNEGIPVVGYDRLIEDPRAFYLTFDNKGVGRIIAQTVKDAQPEGNFAIIKGDKGDPNALFLLEGMMEVIGADVEAGKITIVGEAFSDGWKPDNAQRNMEQILTANDNNVDAVLAENDGMAGGVIAALQAQGLSVPVGGQDGDHAALNRVARGTQTVSVWKDARQLGKKAAEIALSLADGTAMSDVDGAEKWSGGEKGVEMTAIFLAPTPITKDNISAVIDAGHIAKDKVCAGAMDGVDGCN comes from the coding sequence ATGAAAACGGTCGCCTTGGCTGCGACGATCACCGTGACGGCCGTGGCCGCCTGGGCGCAGGACATCACTGTTGGTGTCAGCTGGTCGAATTTCCAGGAAGAACGCTGGAAGACCGACGAAGCCGCGATGAAAGCAGCCATCGAAGCTGCGGGCGCCAAATATATCTCGGCTGACGCGCAAGCCTCGGCTGCCAAGCAGCTGACCGACGTCGAGGCGCTGATCGCGCAAGGCGCCACTGCGCTGATCATCCTGTCTGTCGACAAAGACGCGATTGGCCCCGCCATCGATCAGGCCGACAACGAAGGCATTCCGGTCGTCGGCTATGACCGGCTGATCGAAGACCCGCGCGCCTTTTACCTGACCTTTGACAACAAGGGCGTTGGCCGGATCATCGCCCAGACCGTTAAAGACGCACAGCCCGAAGGCAACTTTGCCATCATCAAGGGCGACAAGGGCGACCCCAACGCGCTGTTCCTGCTGGAAGGCATGATGGAAGTCATCGGTGCCGACGTTGAAGCAGGCAAGATCACGATTGTCGGTGAAGCGTTTAGTGATGGTTGGAAGCCTGACAACGCACAACGCAATATGGAGCAGATCCTGACGGCCAATGACAACAACGTCGATGCGGTTCTGGCCGAAAACGACGGTATGGCCGGTGGCGTGATTGCCGCCTTGCAGGCGCAGGGCCTGAGCGTTCCTGTGGGCGGTCAAGACGGCGACCATGCGGCGCTGAACCGTGTGGCGCGTGGCACGCAAACCGTGTCGGTCTGGAAAGATGCGCGTCAGCTGGGCAAGAAAGCCGCTGAAATCGCCCTGTCTCTGGCAGATGGCACGGCGATGTCTGATGTCGACGGTGCCGAAAAATGGTCTGGCGGCGAAAAAGGTGTGGAAATGACCGCGATCTTCCTCGCGCCGACACCGATCACCAAAGACAACATTTCGGCTGTGATCGACGCAGGTCACATCGCGAAAGACAAAGTCTGTGCCGGCGCCATGGATGGCGTGGACGGCTGTAACTAA
- a CDS encoding glucokinase translates to MKSVVADVGGTNTRMAYAQGGVLVADSVKWFRNDDYPTFADVLADFCAGATVDRLCVAIAGPVMPGHVRLTNRDWSFDAEELGAVLGGATVRIINDLAAVGHALPYLAAESVALVVPGRAAPGGQGLVVGLGTGFNISLANGSGVMLSEEGHAGLPIGVYRILQAHLGEKALAFETVEQLFAGAGLRALHRAMGGAEMPSQQIVAEARETMKVYLAALAALCRDMTFQFMPLGGIYFNGGLARAVVGLPEAGAFLAAARVQDRFEGTLSEIPMWVVTDDAAALAGCAACLDQV, encoded by the coding sequence ATGAAATCAGTCGTGGCAGATGTGGGCGGCACCAATACACGCATGGCCTATGCACAGGGCGGTGTTCTGGTTGCAGACTCGGTAAAATGGTTTCGCAATGACGATTATCCCACATTTGCCGATGTGCTGGCCGATTTCTGTGCGGGGGCAACGGTGGACCGGCTGTGTGTGGCCATCGCGGGCCCCGTTATGCCGGGCCATGTGCGCCTGACCAACCGTGACTGGTCGTTTGATGCTGAAGAGCTGGGGGCTGTGCTGGGCGGCGCCACAGTGCGGATCATCAATGATCTTGCGGCTGTCGGTCATGCGCTGCCCTATCTGGCGGCTGAGTCTGTGGCTTTGGTTGTTCCGGGGCGCGCGGCCCCTGGCGGGCAGGGGCTGGTCGTCGGGTTGGGGACCGGGTTTAACATCAGTCTGGCCAACGGCAGCGGCGTGATGTTGTCCGAAGAGGGGCATGCGGGTTTGCCCATCGGTGTCTACAGGATCCTGCAGGCGCATCTGGGGGAAAAGGCGCTGGCCTTTGAGACGGTCGAACAGCTGTTTGCCGGAGCCGGCTTGCGGGCGTTGCATCGGGCGATGGGCGGCGCGGAAATGCCCAGCCAGCAGATTGTGGCCGAGGCGCGGGAAACCATGAAGGTGTATCTTGCCGCATTGGCTGCCCTGTGCCGCGATATGACGTTCCAGTTCATGCCGCTTGGGGGCATCTACTTCAACGGCGGACTGGCGCGGGCGGTTGTCGGATTGCCCGAGGCAGGCGCGTTTTTGGCTGCGGCGCGGGTTCAGGACAGGTTCGAGGGAACGTTGTCGGAAATTCCGATGTGGGTTGTGACCGATGATGCAGCCGCTCTTGCAGGCTGTGCGGCCTGTCTGGATCAGGTTTAG
- a CDS encoding CRTAC1 family protein, which yields MRISVVLILCAGAAQAEPQFTPVTVPHHQYDGGWEHFVGGGLTAFDCNSDGRTDLVAAGGSNPAAVFVNESDEAIRLRMTPLPVSDTTGVYALDINNDAKLDLVMLRVGPDQIWLGDGACGFAPADMIDFPDKWTTAFSATWEQGQDRPTLAMGHNVDRTNPDGPFQACDTNSLWRPQGEGWEQTVLAPGFCPLSALFTDWSRSGQADLRLSNDRHYYVTGGAEQLWQMAPEPRLYTEADGWAEHHIWGMGIATRDLDRDGRDEVFLSSMGDQRLQQPTGDGPGYTDVPFARGSTAHRPYTGGDGRPSTGWHISFGDVQNDGFDDAFIAKGNVQQMPGMAMDDPNNLLIAQADGSFVEAGGTAGVASLHRGRGAALVDLDNDGLLDLAVVNRRAPLEVWHNTSTDTGNWLSLDLLQPDINTRAIGAWIEVDDGTSVQSRELVVGGGHAGGSDAPQHFGLGSATSVQVRVLWPNAPASGWTTVQTNARYHLRPGAAPRAY from the coding sequence ATGCGGATTAGTGTTGTATTGATCCTCTGCGCAGGTGCCGCGCAGGCCGAACCGCAGTTCACCCCGGTCACCGTGCCGCATCATCAATATGATGGCGGCTGGGAACATTTTGTCGGTGGTGGCCTGACGGCATTCGATTGCAACAGCGACGGGCGCACCGATCTGGTCGCGGCGGGGGGCAGCAATCCGGCGGCTGTCTTTGTCAACGAAAGCGATGAGGCGATCCGTTTGCGCATGACTCCCCTGCCCGTCAGCGACACCACGGGCGTCTATGCGCTGGACATCAACAACGACGCCAAGTTGGATCTGGTGATGCTGCGCGTTGGCCCCGACCAGATATGGCTGGGCGACGGTGCATGCGGCTTTGCCCCCGCTGACATGATCGACTTTCCCGACAAATGGACCACAGCATTCTCGGCCACATGGGAACAGGGGCAGGACCGCCCCACACTCGCGATGGGCCACAATGTCGACCGCACCAACCCCGACGGCCCGTTTCAGGCCTGTGACACCAACAGCCTGTGGCGACCACAGGGGGAGGGCTGGGAGCAGACCGTTCTGGCGCCGGGGTTCTGCCCGCTCTCTGCCCTGTTCACCGACTGGTCGCGCAGCGGGCAGGCCGATCTGCGGCTGTCGAACGACCGGCATTACTATGTCACCGGCGGCGCCGAGCAGCTGTGGCAGATGGCCCCCGAACCGCGTCTGTATACCGAAGCCGACGGCTGGGCCGAACATCACATCTGGGGCATGGGCATCGCCACCCGCGACCTGGACCGCGACGGGCGCGACGAAGTGTTCCTCAGTTCGATGGGCGACCAGCGTTTGCAGCAACCCACGGGCGACGGGCCGGGCTATACCGATGTGCCCTTCGCGCGAGGATCGACCGCGCACCGACCCTATACCGGTGGCGACGGGCGACCCTCGACCGGCTGGCATATTTCGTTTGGCGATGTGCAGAATGACGGGTTTGACGATGCCTTTATCGCCAAGGGCAATGTGCAGCAGATGCCCGGCATGGCAATGGACGACCCCAACAACCTGCTGATCGCACAAGCGGATGGGTCCTTTGTCGAAGCAGGCGGCACCGCCGGTGTCGCCTCGCTGCACCGTGGGCGCGGGGCGGCGCTGGTGGATCTCGACAATGACGGGTTGCTGGATCTGGCCGTGGTCAACCGCCGCGCTCCGCTAGAGGTCTGGCACAACACCAGCACCGACACCGGCAACTGGCTGTCTCTGGACCTGCTCCAGCCCGACATCAACACCCGCGCCATCGGTGCGTGGATCGAGGTGGACGACGGCACATCCGTGCAGTCGCGCGAACTGGTGGTGGGCGGTGGCCATGCGGGTGGATCAGACGCGCCGCAACACTTTGGCCTGGGATCTGCGACATCGGTGCAAGTCCGCGTGCTGTGGCCCAATGCGCCTGCCTCGGGCTGGACCACGGTACAAACCAACGCCCGCTATCACCTGCGTCCGGGCGCCGCGCCTCGGGCCTATTGA
- a CDS encoding ROK family transcriptional regulator: MAFGHQKEDSRLILLREISQEGRIPRIDLAQRTGISRATVTTITADLLRDGLIAEVPRDDGAASTRGRPRVDLKIAGSAHLVAGVKVSGTRISLVLMDFEGTQLVDHEAPLAPGRHSPAALAGFISDAVATLAAKAGHATADISGVGVGLAGTIDAGAGAVHWSPSLNARNVDFAADLTAQMGVPAYLDNDANLVAMAEKAFGLGRGRSDFIVVTLEAGVGMGIILGGEIYRGTRGCGAEFGHTKVQLEGALCRCGQRGCLEAYVAEYALLREADTALGPDTSVASQIARLLEAAEAGDSAAASIVARAGRMFAMGLANIVNIFDPELIILAGEQMQFDYLYSDAVMAEMRKSIVQVDAAPPEVVIHKWGNLMWARGAAAYALEFVQERAAREGRVDAD, from the coding sequence ATGGCATTCGGACACCAAAAAGAAGACAGCCGCCTGATCCTGCTGCGCGAGATTTCTCAAGAGGGACGCATCCCGAGGATCGACCTTGCACAGCGCACGGGAATCAGTCGGGCAACGGTGACAACCATCACCGCCGATCTTCTGCGCGATGGTCTGATCGCGGAGGTTCCCCGCGATGACGGTGCCGCATCAACCCGTGGCCGACCCCGCGTTGACCTCAAGATTGCAGGCTCGGCCCATCTGGTTGCAGGGGTCAAAGTATCGGGCACGCGGATCTCGCTGGTATTGATGGACTTTGAAGGAACCCAGCTGGTCGACCACGAAGCGCCACTTGCCCCGGGGCGGCACAGCCCTGCGGCGCTGGCCGGATTTATCAGCGATGCTGTGGCAACGCTGGCGGCCAAGGCCGGGCACGCAACCGCCGACATCTCGGGGGTTGGCGTTGGTCTGGCCGGAACCATTGATGCCGGCGCGGGCGCGGTGCACTGGTCACCTTCGCTGAACGCGCGCAATGTGGACTTTGCCGCCGATCTGACGGCGCAGATGGGGGTGCCTGCCTATCTGGACAATGACGCGAACCTTGTGGCCATGGCTGAAAAAGCCTTTGGCCTTGGCCGGGGGCGGTCCGATTTCATCGTGGTCACCCTCGAAGCGGGTGTCGGCATGGGCATCATCCTGGGCGGCGAGATCTATCGCGGCACGCGCGGATGCGGTGCAGAGTTCGGCCATACCAAGGTGCAGCTGGAAGGCGCGCTGTGTCGTTGCGGGCAACGGGGCTGCCTGGAAGCCTATGTTGCCGAATATGCGCTGCTGCGCGAAGCCGATACCGCCCTTGGCCCCGATACCTCGGTGGCCAGCCAGATCGCGCGGTTGCTTGAAGCAGCCGAAGCAGGCGACAGCGCGGCGGCGTCGATCGTGGCACGCGCAGGGCGGATGTTTGCGATGGGGCTGGCCAATATCGTCAATATATTCGATCCTGAATTAATCATTCTCGCGGGAGAGCAGATGCAGTTCGATTACCTCTATTCCGACGCGGTCATGGCCGAGATGCGTAAATCCATCGTTCAGGTCGACGCTGCCCCACCCGAAGTGGTCATACACAAATGGGGCAACCTGATGTGGGCGCGCGGGGCGGCCGCCTATGCGCTGGAGTTCGTACAGGAACGCGCCGCGCGCGAGGGGCGTGTCGATGCGGATTAG